The following proteins come from a genomic window of Panicum hallii strain FIL2 chromosome 8, PHallii_v3.1, whole genome shotgun sequence:
- the LOC112903048 gene encoding NAC transcription factor 29-like, with protein sequence MPSATSRLPNLPAGFRFHPTDEELIVHYLMNQASSLPCPVPIIAEVNIYQCNPWDLPAKALFGENEWYFFSPRDRKYPNGARPNRAAGSGYWKATGTDKAILLTPTSENIGVKKALVFYSGKPPKGVKTDWIMHEYRLTGANKTTKRRGSSMRLDDWVLCRIHKKSNNFQFSDQDQEGSTVEEESLNNNMNGTIAASPKSEANDDHDHQFHQTTMTMSKSYSITDLLNSIDYSALSQLLDAPAEPDEPPLIYPTTTQTHHAPLNYNNNVNRNSHFNLPQVDACSSDYVAPNNCNGLKRKRVMTMDGAESSFDDGSSNSSRKLKLPSDSRSGGHSHLGSTTSSYCNQQLVDTSGFQYSSLLSYPFLEMQ encoded by the exons ATGCCGAGCGCGACTAGCAGACTGCCTAACCTTCCAGCCGGGTTCCGGTTCCACCCCACAGATGAGGAGCTCATCGTCCACTACCTCATGAACCAAGCTTCCTCCCTCCCATGCCCTGTCCCCATCATCGCCGAGGTCAACATCTACCAGTGCAACCCATGGGATCTTCCTG CCAAAGCTTTATTTGGAGAGAACGAGTGGTACTTCTTCAGCCCGAGGGACCGCAAGTACCCCAACGGCGCTCGGCCAAACCGTGCCGCCGGATCCGGCTACTGGAAGGCCACCGGCACCGACAAGGCCATCCTGTTGACTCCGACGAGCGAGAACATCGGAGTCAAGAAGGCCCTTGTGTTCTACAGCGGCAAACCTCCCAAGGGTGTCAAGACAGACTGGATCATGCACGAGTACCGCCTCACAGGAGCTAACAAGACCACCAAGCGTAGAGGATCATCCATGAGG CTGGATGACTGGGTCCTCTGCAGGATCCACAAGAAGAGCAACAACTTTCAGTTCTCTGATCAGGACCAGGAGGGCTCAACTGTGGAGGAAGAATCCCTCAACAACAACATGAATGGCACAATTGCAGCCTCGCCCAAGTCTGAAGCCAATGATGATCATGATCATCAGTTCCATCAGACGACGATGACCATGAGCAAGTCATACTCAATCACCGATCTCCTCAACTCCATCGACTACTCGGCGCTCTCGCAGCTCCTCGATGCCCCAGCTGAACCTGATGAGCCACCGCTAATCTACCCAACAACAACACAAACACACCACGCACCGCTTAACTATAACAACAACGTGAACAGAAACAGCCACTTCAACTTGCCACAAGTAGACGCATGTTCATCAGATTATGTTGCGCCTAATAATTGCAACGGTCTGAAGAGGAAGCGAGTGATGACCATGGATGGTGCTGAATCCTCCTTCGATGATGGCAGCAGTAACTCCAGCAGAAAACTGAAGCTGCCAAGTGATTCAAGGAGCGGCGGCCACAGCCATTTGGGCAGCACGACGAGCAGCTACTGCAACCAGCAGCTTGTGGACACAAGTGGCTTTCAGTACAGCAGCCTGCTGAGCTATCCGTTCCTCGAGATGCAGTAG
- the LOC112901903 gene encoding NAC domain-containing protein 45-like, whose product MVERCTVKSEQGGDLFLPPGFRFHPTDEEVITSYLLHKFLNPSFDPRAIGEVDLNKCEPWDLPSKAKMGEKEWYFFCHKDMKYPTGMRTNRATKEGYWKATGKDREIFKPAAAAAGGAGRELVGMKKTLVFYMGRAPRGSKTNWVMHEFRLEGKSRNSNSNLRFNPKDEWVVCKVHHKNGETSINKPAEEYSVATPNVSSVVSDGTGEGDEFLESMINPMCFNSASSLPGTTTTINAAPPHNADYSVSSTAAGATTTTTTSSFVDLPNYGFNDATASYNLHQVAVANSAASANSSSSYSSLWNMLLHADHNQAIMGSYNLHHQALAAKALGGNFAGGLPSSSSVTGILQHNYSQGVPQQKLGNSYGDSSTAAIGPAATKNLGAPPAMRY is encoded by the exons ATGGTGGAGCGTTGTACTGTCAAATCGGAGCAAGGAGGCGACCTGTTCCTGCCTCCCGGGTTCAGGTTCCATCCCACAGACGAGGAGGTCATCACAAGCTATCTCCTGCACAAGTTTCTGAACCCTAGCTTCGACCCGCGAGCCATCGGTGAGGTGGACCTCAACAAGTGCGAGCCATGGGATCTCCCAA GCAAGGCGAAGATGGGGGAGAAGGAGTGGTACTTCTTCTGCCACAAGGACATGAAATACCCGACGGGCATGCGCACCAACCGCGCCACCAAGGAGGGCTACTGGAAGGCCACCGGCAAGGACAGGGAGATCTTCAagccagctgctgctgctgctggaggtGCAGGCCGTGAGCTGGTGGGGATGAAGAAGACGCTGGTGTTCTACATGGGTAGGGCTCCAAGGGGATCCAAGACCAACTGGGTGATGCACGAGTTCCGTCTCGAGGGGAAGTCCAGGAACAGCAACTCTAACCTACGCTTCAATCCCAAG GATGAATGGGTCGTGTGCAAGGTGCACCACAAGAACGGAGAAACCAGTATCAACAAGCCCGCGGAGGAGTACTCCGTCGCAACGCCCAACGTCAGCTCCGTCGTTTCGGATGGCACCGGCGAAGGAGATGAGTTTCTGGAGTCCATGATCAATCCCATGTGCTTCAACTCCGCCTCCAGCTTGCCAGGCACGACGACGACCATCAACGCCGCACCGCCGCACAACGCTGACTACTCAGTTTCCTCTACCGCCGCGGGTGCTACAACAACGACGACTACGAGTAGCTTCGTCGACCTTCCTAACTACGGCTTCAACGACGCAACAGCAAGCTACAACCTGCACCAAGTGGCCGTGGCCAATTCAGCAGCTTCAGCAAACAGCAGTAGCAGTTACAGCTCCTTGTGGAACATGCTGCTTCACGCAGACCATAATCAAGCAATAATGGGAAGCTACAACTTGCATCACCAGGCATTGGCGGCGAAAGCTCTAGGAGGAAACTTCGCTGGTGGTTTGCCGAGTTCGTCGTCGGTGACCGGAATTTTACAGCATAATTATTCTCAAGGTGTGCCGCAGCAGAAGCTAGGCAACAGCTACGGTGATAGTAGTACTGCTGCTATTGGACCAGCGGCTACTAAGAACTTGGGTGCTCCGCCAGCAATGCGCTACTAA
- the LOC112903509 gene encoding uncharacterized protein LOC112903509, translating into MAAAWAVLAVLLVAAQATSAALVVAPAFLWAPKNYGFRSDDAKEVVHYQTVSPKGLAKSVLEKGGWSNLMCSKEDAQKNVDVAIVFLGSKLQSSDISKDKQVDPALVDTLKLSFTSSEFSMAFPYVSTSDDEKLENSLLSGFAENCNSAFERNRVTYTDTCTVTGQDLKKHRSIDSIRDLVTSRMGNNPSGQTDLVVFCSGGFEDLDPAKSEGELLSELVAMLKKSGAKYTILYASEPSGLLENPSSLPLGRYLAEKTNTTKPGRGKCDGECLVKSTLLEGTFVGIVLLIILISGLMCMMGIDTPSRFEAPQES; encoded by the exons atggcggcggcgtgggcggtgCTGGCGGTGTTGCTCGTCGCAGCGCAGGCGACCTCGGCGGCGCTGGTGGTGGCGCCAGCGTTCCTCTGGGCGCCCAAGAACTACGG GTTCCGTTCCGATGATGCTAAGGAAGTAGTCCACTATCAGACAGTGTCACCAAAGGGTTTAGCTAAGTCTGTTCTTGAGAAAGGTGGCTGGTCAAACTTGATG TGTTCAAAGGAGGATGCTCAGAAGAATGTTGATGTTGCCATTGTTTTTCTTGGCTCAAAG CTACAATCGTCAGACATATCTAAAGATAAGCAAGTTGATCCAGCTTTGGTAGATACATTGAAG CTCTCATTCACAAGTTCAGAGTTTTCCATGGCATTCCCCTATGTTTCCACGTCAGATGATGAGAAACTGGAGAATTCATTGTTGTCTGGCTTTGCTGAGAATTGTAACAGCGCTTTTGAAAGAAATCGTGTCACCTACACAGACACATGTACTGTAACTGGTCAAGATCTGAAGAAACATCGCAGCATCGATTCTATTCGT GACTTAGTGACGTCACGGATGGGAAACAACCCAAGTGGACAGACCGATCTGGTTGTCTTCTGCAGTGGTGGTTTTGAGGATTTAGACCCTGCGAAATCAGAAG GAGAGTTGCTTTCTGAGCTGGTCGCCATGCTGAAGAAGTCTGGAGCTAAATATACCATTCTTTATGCTTCTGAACCATCTGGTTTACTGGAGAACCCTTCCAGCCTGCCACTAGGCAGGTATCTTGCAGAGAAGACCAATACTACTAAACCTGGACGGGGCAAATGTGATGGAGAGTGCCTAGTCAAATCAACTCTTCTTGAAGGAACTTTTGTT GGAATTGTGCTTCTTATCATCTTGATATCAGGACTCATGTGCATGATGGGAATTGACACTCCCTCGAGGTTTGAAGCTCCCCAGGAATCTTGA
- the LOC112902530 gene encoding uncharacterized protein LOC112902530 produces MGPSRAEPVAAEMRRTHRRQAPAPAQRREVEARAQQELAVQAQLPRGAAAEMRHDHGSQAPGSARRREAAARPQPRCGAATGAKLRPRRCGRIRRRGRSRLAVPRPRTPSPGPGAAAGRGGRGQQ; encoded by the coding sequence ATGGGGCCAAGCCGAGCAGAGCCGGTGGCGGCCGAGATGCGGCGCACCCACAGGCGCCAAGCCCCGGCCCCGGCGCAGCGGCGGGAGGTGGAGGCACGGGCGCAGCAGGAGCTGGCGGTGCAGGCGCAGCTGCCGCGCGGTGCCGCGGCCGAGATGCGGCACGACCACGGGAGCCAAGCCCcgggctcggcgcggcggcgggaagcGGCGGCCCGGCCGCAGCCAAGATGCGGCGCGGCCACGGGCGCCAAGCTCCGGCCCCGGCGCTGCGGCAGGATACGGAGGCGCGGGCGCAGCCGCCTCGCGGTGCCGCGGCCACGGACGCCAAGCCCCGgccccggcgcggcggcgggacgcGGAGGCAGGGGGCAGCAGTAG
- the LOC112902367 gene encoding uncharacterized protein LOC112902367 translates to MEAAAATTSSLVLLSSPRRSLTSLKTSSSLLRPTCNSCSVPSAKQQHPVCLDVPRLHSSKRSSTLRCSSSLADGRSTLGSSVRWVLDPAGDGDWRHIGYKVARPGAFEIASDAVTVGRVADKADIVLPVATVSGAHARLEKKDGRLLVTDLDSTNGTYINERRLNPGFPIPIDPGSLLIFGDIHLAMFRVRKMIVEVPSETDAAQQETKTEVASTAVEDTAS, encoded by the exons ATGGAAGCTGCAGCGGCTACTACCTCCTCCCTGGTCCTCCTCTCCAGTCCCAGGAGATCACTCACAAGCTTAAAGACTTCCTCCTCATTGCTTCGGCCTACTTGCAACAGCTGCTCCGTGCCCAGTGCGAAGCAGCAGCATCCGGTTTGCCTGGATGTGCCGAGGTTACACAGCAGCAAGAGGAGCAGCACCCTGAGGTGTTCCTCCAGCCTTGCTGATGGCCGATCAACCCTTGGTTCTTCAGTAAGATGGGTTCTTGACCCTGCAG GCGACGGCGATTGGCGCCACATCGGCTACAAAGTTGCACGCCCCGGCGCGTTCGAGATAGCCTCC GATGCGGTGACCGTTGGTCGGGTCGCTGACAAGGCTGACATCGTCCTCCCCGTTGCCACAG TTTCTGGCGCGCACGCTCGGCTGGAGAAGAAAGACGGGAGGCTGCTGGTGACGGACCTGGACAGCACCAACGGCACCTACATCAACGAGCGCCGCCTCAACCCTGGCTTCCCAATTCCCATTGACCCCGGCAGCCTACTCATCTTCG GTGACATCCACTTGGCGATGTTTCGTGTGAGGAAGATGATAGTTGAGGTGCCCAGCGAGACGGATGCAGCCCAACAAGAAACCAAGACCGAGGTAGCATCAACTGCAGTTGAAGATACTGCAAGCTAG
- the LOC112902368 gene encoding putative disease resistance protein RGA1, producing MEAAVVSGILKVLGSKLAPLLIKEYSLIVGVQKHLEELNDQVQEINCWLEAVGDEVARNGPALNWLTKLKDIAYGVDDIIDEFQLEAERHDAHGIGGVVSNYLYAKPKSLILQRKAASKLTAVKKIFDGTVKQRTEFSTIANSLLASHPARDMNHNTANMTSLPTVDVASVLGRDQEKHQIISELVETNDQQRIKTVSIIGLGGSGKTTLAKLVFNDCSIIEKHLKSDYGFMCHKNLMLKSSSRNCLKLLLITIPDSMHCRI from the coding sequence ATGGAAGCTGCTGTAGTATCTGGAATATTGAAGGTTCTCGGCAGCAAGCTAGCTCCACTGCTAATCAAGGAGTACAGCTTGATAGTTGGTGTTCAAAAGCATCTCGAGGAGCTAAACGATCAAGTTCAGGAGATCAACTGTTGGTTGGAAGCAGTAGGAGATGAAGTTGCACGAAATGGTCCAGCACTTAATTGGCTAACAAAATTGAAAGATATAGCTTATGGTGTTGATGATATTATTGACGAGTTTCAGCTGGAGGCTGAGAGGCATGATGCCCACGGTATTGGTGGTGTTGTGTCCAACTACTTGTACGCAAAACCAAAATCTCTTATACTTCAACGCAAGGCAGCCAGCAAGCTCACGGCAGTCAAAAAGATATTTGATGGAACTGTGAAGCAAAGAACTGAATTCAGTACAATAGCAAACAGCTTACTAGCTAGTCATCCTGCTCGTGATATGAATCATAATACTGCGAACATGACATCATTGCCTACTGTGGATGTTGCATCAGTGCTCGGAAGAGACCAAGAGAAGCACCAAATAATATCTGAACTGGTAGAGACTAATGACCAACAAAGAATCAAGACTGTTTCCATCATCGGGCTTGGTGGCTCTGGAAAAACTACATTAGCTAAGCTGGTTTTTAATGATTGTAGCATTATAGAGAAGCATTTGAAGTCAGACTATGGGTTCATGTGTCACAAGAATTTGATGTTGAAAAGCTCATCAAGAAACTGTTTGAAGCTTTTGCTGATAACAATCCCGGACAGCATGCACTGCCGTATATGA